A portion of the Candidatus Dependentiae bacterium genome contains these proteins:
- a CDS encoding NUDIX domain-containing protein encodes MSENTNIHTLARAVIIDQGHILLAHHPSWKQGHYYLPGGHIEHGESAQQTVLRELDEEMGIAFTLQRFVGCLEYSFQPNLGARVCHTHEYNFLFLATSPELKAGVIPAQKEEHVAFAWAPLESLSSINLLPEPLTELIPAWCKLDLVYAFTTKMIEHK; translated from the coding sequence ATGAGCGAAAATACAAACATTCACACGCTTGCCCGTGCTGTTATTATTGACCAAGGACATATTTTGCTGGCTCATCACCCAAGCTGGAAGCAAGGGCACTACTATCTGCCTGGTGGGCATATTGAACATGGAGAAAGCGCGCAGCAGACTGTACTACGTGAGCTTGATGAAGAGATGGGGATTGCTTTTACACTACAAAGATTTGTGGGTTGCTTAGAATATTCATTTCAACCCAATCTGGGAGCTCGAGTGTGTCATACCCATGAGTATAATTTCTTATTTCTTGCAACATCACCCGAACTTAAAGCCGGTGTAATACCTGCTCAAAAAGAAGAGCATGTTGCATTTGCTTGGGCTCCGCTTGAAAGTCTTAGTTCCATAAATCTTTTACCAGAACCACTTACTGAGCTCATTCCTGCATGGTGCAAACTTGATCTTGTTTATGCTTTTACGACTAAAATGATCGAGCACAAGTAA